A portion of the Acidisoma sp. PAMC 29798 genome contains these proteins:
- a CDS encoding DUF4142 domain-containing protein, with the protein MEVALRYIVPALLLSAAFSLTAYAADMVSSADRTFIAKVSQGGMFEVAAGEAGAAQGDTQDVRDQGATEAHDHTLVGAKLKTIATGAGVTFPDTLSAAFQHELDRLKAMSGRSFDAAYLQDMKVIHAKDGAAFAIEAQSGSDPKLRAFAAETHRIVLRHIGELDAVGP; encoded by the coding sequence ATGGAGGTCGCTTTGCGATACATTGTCCCAGCGCTGCTTTTATCCGCCGCGTTTAGCCTTACTGCTTATGCGGCCGATATGGTCTCGTCAGCGGACAGAACCTTCATTGCGAAGGTCAGCCAGGGGGGCATGTTCGAAGTAGCGGCCGGAGAAGCTGGTGCTGCTCAAGGCGATACCCAGGACGTACGGGACCAGGGTGCGACCGAAGCGCATGACCACACTCTGGTTGGCGCGAAGCTCAAGACGATCGCTACCGGGGCAGGGGTCACCTTCCCAGACACTTTGAGCGCCGCGTTCCAGCATGAACTCGATCGCCTGAAGGCAATGTCCGGCCGGTCTTTCGATGCTGCGTATCTCCAGGATATGAAAGTAATCCATGCGAAGGACGGCGCCGCCTTCGCCATAGAAGCGCAATCAGGTAGCGACCCAAAGCTCCGGGCTTTTGCCGCAGAGACCCATCGTATCGTCCTGCGTCATATCGGGGAGTTGGATGCCGTTGGTCCCTGA
- a CDS encoding TspO/MBR family protein encodes MIIRENAACWGSKKIRNSTAIVIAGAIVGAAAISGGSFAPAPAHPRTAVWSARLRKSPLTPPGPVFAGAWTAIEVLLWYGGARLMAQEPSPKRNAALGFWGLSILGVGGFSWVLFGRKRLDEA; translated from the coding sequence ATCATAATCCGTGAGAATGCTGCGTGTTGGGGATCGAAGAAAATACGGAATAGCACAGCGATCGTTATCGCCGGCGCCATCGTTGGTGCCGCAGCGATTTCCGGCGGCAGCTTTGCCCCTGCGCCTGCCCATCCGAGGACAGCAGTCTGGTCCGCGCGGCTGCGGAAATCGCCGCTGACACCCCCCGGTCCTGTTTTCGCCGGGGCCTGGACTGCGATCGAGGTATTGCTGTGGTACGGGGGCGCGCGGTTGATGGCGCAAGAGCCTAGTCCCAAGCGCAATGCGGCTCTTGGCTTTTGGGGCCTGAGCATCCTGGGTGTGGGCGGCTTTTCCTGGGTGCTGTTTGGCCGCAAACGCCTGGATGAGGCGTGA